Proteins found in one Pocillopora verrucosa isolate sample1 chromosome 12, ASM3666991v2, whole genome shotgun sequence genomic segment:
- the LOC131786473 gene encoding melanocyte-stimulating hormone receptor-like, with protein MQNYSTTNFTRGGTKTKTFEELVCSPSFIMGGLQSASVSFAAVNIFLAVTAFLGNSLILVALHKESSLHPPSKLLYRCLATTDLLVGLVAQPLRVTYWMSVVHEHWSLCDYAREASYITGVALCGVSLLTMAVISVDRLLALLLGLRYKEIVTLKRIYITIASFWVLCLVASLCIIFDQRITNLFILISVPLSLLISLASYTKIFRTLRHHQAQVQQQPSQPNALNMARYRKAVHSALWVQSVLVICYAPSPFVVFVTTSSTTHSSTSVVAREIAAILIYFNSTLNPFLYCWKISEVRRAMKQTIRQALCCPWS; from the coding sequence ATGCAGAATTATTCGACAACGAATTTCACCAGAGGtggaacaaagacaaaaacatttgaagaactgGTATGCTCCCCCTCTTTCATCATGGGTGGGCTTCAATCAGCATCAGTTTCTTTCGCAGCAGTCAACATTTTCCTCGCCGTCACAGCATTTCTTGGtaattctcttatccttgttgcccttcacaaggaatcttcccttcatccgccgtcTAAACTCTTGTATCgctgtctggcaacaactgacctgttggttggtcttgttgcTCAGCCTCTCCGTGTTACTTATTGGATGTCGGtggttcacgaacactggagCCTTTGTGATTACGCAAGAGAAGCATCTTACATCACAGGCGTAGCATTATGTGGAGTTTCTTTGCTGACGATGGCGGTAATAAGCGTGGACAGGCTTCTTGCCCTgttgttggggctgagatacaaagagattgtaactttgaagcgtATTTATATCACTATAGCTAGCTTTTGGGTTTTATGTCTTGTCGCCTCTTTATGCATCATTTTCGATCAGCGTATAACCAATTTGTTTATCTTGATATCGGTACCACTTTCGCTGCTTATTTCACTCGCCTCGTATACAAAGATATTTCGCACTCTTAGACATCATCAGGCACaagttcaacaacagccgagccaaccaaatgcactgaacatggcgcgatacagaaaaGCAGTgcacagtgcactgtgggtacAGTCAGTCTTAGTTATTTGTTATGCACCATCCCCTTTTGTGGTATTTGTAACCACTTCTAGTACAACACATTCATCAACCTCAGTCGTCGCAAGGGAAATAGCAGCTATCCTTATTTACTTTAACTCGACGTTAAACCCGTTTCTCtattgctggaagattagtgagGTGAGACGAGCAatgaagcagacaatcagacaagcactttgctgtccATGGAGTTAG
- the LOC131769621 gene encoding melanocyte-stimulating hormone receptor-like: protein MSTTNFSSGRSHVESYEELLCSPSLVGGLQQQLSICFLAVDILLSITAFAGNSLILVALHKESSLHPPSKLLYCCLATTDLLVGLVSLPLCALYWMSVFQEHWSLCRYIRDAAYITAYVLSLVSLMTMTAISLDRLLALLLGLRYKQIVTLKRTYIIVTTFWVFTLVASLSGFFYHRIIFMYSSLVISFCLVISVASYTKIFRTLRYHQAQVRDQQQPSQTNALNMARFRKAVYSALWVQLALVVCYAPLCTVNIVIAHTKKYSFLLFVIYKVAIILLCFNSTLNPFLYCWKISEVRQAVKQTIREALC from the coding sequence ATGTCGACAACAAATTTCAGTAGCGGTAGAAGTCACGTGGAATCATATGAAGAACTGCTGTGCTCTCCCTCTTTGGTGGGTGGGCTTCAACAACAACTATCAATTTGCTTCTTAGCGGTtgacattctcctctccatcacagcatttgctggaaattctcttatccttgtgGCACTTCACAAGGAATCCTCCCTgcatccgccgtccaaactcCTGTAttgttgtctggcaacaaccgATCTGTTAGTTGGTCTTGTTTCCCTGCCTCTCTGTGCTCTATATTGGATGTCCGTGTTTCAAGAACACTGGAGCCTTTGTCGATACATAAGGGACGCAGCCTACATCACAGCCTATGTATTGTCTTTAGTGTCTTTGATGACGATGACGGCCATAAGcttggacagacttctcgccctgttgttgGGACTGCGATACAAgcaaattgtaactttgaagcgcacgtATATTATTGTAACTACCTTTTGGGTTTTTACCCTTGTCGCTTCTTTAAGTGGATTTTTTTATCACCGTATAATCTTTATGTACAGCTCCCTAGTTATATCATTTTGCCTGGTAATATCAGTCGcatcgtacacaaagatttttcgcaCTCTCAGATATCACCAAGCACAAGTACGAgatcaacaacagccgagccaaacaaatgcactgaacatggcgcgatTCAGAAAGGCAGtatacagtgcactgtgggtgcagttagcattagttgtttgttatgcacCACTATGTACAGTGAATATTGTGATCGCTCATAccaaaaaatattcatttctctTATTCGTCATATATAAAGTAGCAATTATTTTACTTTGCTTCAACTCGACGTTAAACCCGTTcctatactgctggaagattagtgaggtgagacaagcagtgaagcAGACAATTAGAGAAGCACTTTGCTGA
- the LOC131785382 gene encoding uncharacterized protein produces MSGEITCKPSRGHSYSATVDVPKLVPQTTQTAGGGIHCYSAQERSVRFAGDSTTTPITGETDSLGMSFERKIFEDRGFSKKTTDIIMHSWRDSSRKQYDVHIRKWILLCSARKIDLIYTNITDALEFLAAIFDQKLSYSSINSACSTLSTILQTSSNCNYTFGEHPDVKRFMKGVYQNRPPMPRYNKTWDVNVVLQNLRGMGKATELSINELTLKLVMLIVLTTACSRLEEVNGVVFLSHLLNIFTAELSSSFFQAAKVGSIKGI; encoded by the coding sequence ATGTCTGGAGAAATTACATGCAAACCAAGCAGAGGGCATTCTTATAGTGCCACGGTGGATGTGCCAAAGCTGGTACCCCAAACTACTCAGACTGCTGGTGGAGGTATCCATTGTTACTCAGCCCAAGAGAGATCTGTTCGTTTTGCCGGGGACTCAACAACTACACCCATTACTGGAGAAACTGACTCTCTTGGTAtgtcatttgaaaggaaaattttcgaAGACAGAGGTTTTTCTAAGAAAACAACCGACATTATCATGCACTCATGGAGGGACTCGTCCCGAAAACAATATGATGTGCACATTCGCAAATGGATCCTACTCTGTTCTGCAAGGAAAATTGATCTAATTTACACAAATATAACTGACGCTCTAGAATTTTTGGCTGCCATATTTGATCAGAAATTGAGCTATAGTAGTATTAATTCAGCCTGTTCAACTCTTTCAACCATCTTACAGACTTCAAGTAATTGTAACTACACATTTGGTGAACACCCAGACGTTAAACGCTTTATGAAGGGTGTTTATCAGAACAGGCCACCTATGCCCAGATACAACAAGACATGGGATGTAAATGTTGTACTACAGAACTTGCGGGGCATGGGAAAGGCGACAGAACTATCGATTAATGAACTGACCTTAAAGCTAGTTATGCTTATAGTGCTTACCACAGCATGTTCTCGGCTTGAGGAAGTGAATGGGGTGGTCTTTTTGAGTCATCTTCTGAATATATTTACAGCAGAGCTGAGTTCGTCTTTCTTTCAAGCTGCTAAGGTTGGTAGTATTAAGGGCATCTAA
- the LOC136277362 gene encoding uncharacterized protein, which yields MFSKLPKPVFKVLREKGLMSSAYIDDLYLQGDIFHECLGNALNTVQLLRDLGFVVQEEKSCLHPSQQLEYLGFVLNSVSMTVRLSHARVQKVVQACEKLLSNSYPTILHLAEVIGLMVSSFPAGEHGPLHYHSLDIEKIEAISHGEADIVIQTDASSRGWGGVHGDQRARGRWTLTEALNHINYLELLAIFLSLKALCGAHKNKHIQVQCDNTTAVSHINNIGGSKSIPCNEVTKQIWALCIANNNWLSATYLSACKNVEADAESRVFNDRTEWMLDPQIFKRITNKFDSP from the exons ATGTTTAGCAAGCTGCCCAAACCTGTGTTTAAAGTCCTTAGAGAAAAAGGCCTCATGTCATCTGCATACATAGATGATCTTTATCTGCAAGGAGATATCTTTCATGAGTGTCTTGGAAATGCCTTGAACACAGTGCAACTGCTTAGAGATCTTGGATTTGTAGTCCAAGAGGAAAAGTCTTGTCTGCATCCCTCTCAACAACTCGAGTATTTGGGCTTTGTCCTGAACTCAGTGTCAATGACGGTACGACTCTCTCATGCTAGAGTTCAGAAGGTGGTCCAAGCATGTGAAAAGCTTCTCAGTAATTCCTATCCCACCATACTTCATCTAGCAGAGGTTATTGGGCTTATGGTCTCCAGCTTCCCCGCCGGGGAACATGGCCCATTACACTACCATAGCCTTGACATTGAGAAAATTGAGG CAATCTCACATGGTGAAGCTGATATAGTAATCCAAACTGATGCCTCTTCTCGAGGTTGGGGAGGGGTGCATGGCGACCAGAGAGCAAGGGGCAGATGGACCCTCACAGAAGCACTAAATCACATCAATTACCTTGAACTGCTCGCTATATTTTTATCTCTCAAAGCTTTGTGTGGTgcacacaaaaataaacacatccAGGTGCAATGTGACAACACTACTGCAGTGTCCCACATAAATAACATTGGTGGAAGTAAATCCATTCCATGTAATGAGGTAACTAAACAAATCTGGGCCTTGTGTATTGCTAATAATAACTGGCTCAGTGCTACATATTTATCTGCATGTAAAAATGTAGAAGCTGATGCAGAATCTAGGGTATTTAATGACCGCACAGAGTGGATGTTAGATCCACAGATATTCAAGAGGATTACCAATAAGTTTGATAGTCCTTAA